From a single Poseidonibacter antarcticus genomic region:
- a CDS encoding response regulator transcription factor — translation MNYNNNENLNFNNILRNLNVLYIEDEDNIRKNVSQTLALLCKEVFDVARIEKANEILNNSHIDIIISDINLDGDNGLDFIERIRIKNKIIPVIFISAYTDTNYLLQATKLKLIDYLIKPIDFKMLKNALINCVQDIIDNSRYIINFPNNINYNVLQKKLFNTLENKEIGLTSKEILLLDYLIKFNNRVIPQEELKINIWEDMFDASDSALKNLLNKVRKKIGKESIKNISGVGYRIKL, via the coding sequence ATGAATTATAATAATAATGAAAACTTAAATTTCAATAATATACTAAGAAATTTAAATGTTTTGTATATAGAAGATGAAGATAATATACGAAAGAATGTTTCTCAAACTTTAGCTTTACTCTGTAAAGAAGTTTTTGATGTAGCAAGAATTGAAAAAGCTAATGAAATATTAAATAACTCACATATTGATATAATAATTTCTGATATTAATCTTGATGGAGATAATGGCTTAGACTTTATTGAAAGAATTAGAATTAAGAATAAGATAATACCTGTAATTTTTATAAGTGCGTATACAGACACTAACTATTTATTACAAGCCACTAAATTAAAATTAATAGATTATTTAATAAAGCCTATTGATTTTAAAATGCTAAAAAATGCTTTAATAAATTGTGTACAAGATATCATTGATAATTCAAGATACATTATAAACTTTCCAAATAATATCAATTATAATGTATTACAAAAAAAATTATTTAATACTTTAGAAAATAAAGAAATCGGATTAACATCAAAAGAAATATTACTATTAGATTATTTAATAAAATTTAATAATAGAGTAATTCCACAAGAAGAATTAAAAATAAATATATGGGAAGATATGTTTGATGCAAGTGATTCAGCTTTAAAGAATTTATTAAATAAAGTAAGAAAAAAAATAGGTAAAGAAAGTATAAAAAATATATCAGGAGTGGGATATAGAATAAAACTATAA
- a CDS encoding TolC family protein — protein sequence MNIRKLLKFTCISVLASTSLHAISLKDSVEKVLTTNPEVIAEKNNQRAFRKYVDERRGNYYPRIDIDGTLEKSNTEKDYDSSSSLTDGSDQEDGYNFGIALNQMLYDGDLTPSRVREAKHNELANKYKTRTNIENVVLEAITAYTGLVQYNELLALTKDMIRTNQENLLIAKEKESISGEVLETYEVDSKLNFLKEKYLEEKDLRSSRLSTFKRYIGMEADGDENRPFIDLGKIPTSLQKAVELSVLRNNEVLEQIERIKAQREKIAQADATFLPNLNLELKALTDSDLELDEEGKEDQVYGRINLSWNIYNGGSDYAISKQEELFLAEQKDRLDAITNKVVEKAKVNYQSFMKNKDRIEVLKKYVVANENIVDVYKSEFEAGTRTFVDILDAQLDLYEAQKSLVNREFDLYVNYYELLNNTSMLSETVLSSADINSDNFAVKANKVVKSKKVSQMLENETKIDPNRDAESDELNVLLGDDEVKSVSVNRPIASNKPVGQSIEKVKSLSFLDASPRKYTINIATTNGLLKANEFVARKGLDSSQAYTYEFGPGMKSAKVIYGVFDSVKEAKAAIANFSEDLKAGKPYIDNISKHQKLYKKYH from the coding sequence ATGAATATTCGTAAACTACTAAAATTTACTTGTATATCTGTGCTTGCAAGTACATCACTACATGCTATTAGCTTAAAAGATAGTGTTGAAAAGGTTTTGACTACAAATCCTGAAGTTATAGCTGAAAAGAACAATCAAAGAGCATTTAGAAAATATGTTGATGAAAGAAGAGGTAACTATTATCCTCGTATTGATATTGATGGAACACTAGAAAAAAGTAATACTGAAAAAGATTATGACTCTTCTTCAAGTTTAACTGATGGTTCTGATCAAGAAGATGGATATAATTTTGGTATTGCTTTAAATCAAATGCTTTATGATGGTGATTTGACTCCAAGTAGAGTTCGAGAAGCAAAACACAATGAACTTGCAAATAAATATAAAACTAGAACGAATATTGAAAATGTTGTTTTAGAAGCTATTACAGCTTATACAGGATTAGTTCAATATAATGAATTATTAGCTTTAACAAAAGATATGATCCGAACTAATCAAGAAAACTTATTAATTGCAAAAGAAAAAGAATCAATCAGTGGTGAAGTATTAGAAACTTATGAAGTTGATTCAAAATTAAATTTCTTAAAAGAAAAATATTTAGAAGAAAAAGATTTAAGAAGTTCAAGACTTAGTACATTTAAAAGATATATTGGTATGGAAGCTGATGGTGATGAAAATAGACCATTTATTGATTTAGGTAAGATTCCTACTAGTTTACAAAAAGCTGTTGAATTATCAGTATTAAGAAATAATGAAGTTTTAGAACAAATTGAAAGAATTAAAGCGCAAAGAGAAAAAATAGCACAAGCTGATGCTACTTTTTTACCTAATTTAAATTTAGAATTAAAAGCTTTAACAGATAGTGATTTAGAATTGGATGAAGAAGGTAAAGAAGATCAAGTTTATGGAAGAATTAATTTATCATGGAATATTTACAATGGTGGATCTGATTATGCTATTTCAAAACAAGAAGAATTATTCTTAGCAGAACAAAAAGATAGATTAGATGCAATCACAAATAAGGTTGTAGAAAAAGCTAAAGTTAATTATCAAAGTTTTATGAAAAATAAAGACAGAATTGAAGTACTTAAAAAATATGTGGTAGCAAATGAAAATATTGTTGATGTATATAAAAGTGAATTTGAAGCGGGTACTAGAACTTTTGTTGATATATTAGATGCTCAACTTGATTTATATGAAGCTCAAAAGAGTTTAGTAAATAGAGAATTTGATTTATATGTAAATTATTATGAATTATTGAATAATACGTCAATGTTAAGTGAAACAGTATTATCTTCAGCTGATATTAATTCTGATAATTTTGCAGTTAAAGCAAATAAGGTTGTTAAAAGTAAAAAAGTTTCACAAATGTTAGAAAATGAAACAAAAATTGATCCAAATAGAGATGCTGAATCTGATGAATTAAATGTATTATTAGGTGATGATGAAGTAAAAAGTGTAAGTGTAAATAGACCTATTGCTTCAAATAAACCTGTTGGACAAAGTATTGAAAAAGTTAAAAGTTTATCATTCTTAGATGCTTCACCAAGAAAATATACAATTAATATTGCAACAACTAATGGTTTATTAAAAGCAAATGAATTTGTAGCTAGAAAAGGACTTGATTCTAGTCAAGCGTATACATATGAATTTGGACCAGGTATGAAAAGTGCAAAAGTTATTTATGGTGTATTTGATTCTGTTAAAGAAGCAAAAGCTGCAATTGCTAACTTCTCAGAAGATTTAAAAGCTGGTAAACCTTATATTGATAACATTAGTAAACATCAAAAACTATATAAAAAATATCACTAA
- a CDS encoding HlyD family type I secretion periplasmic adaptor subunit → MSDINKKSDDDHLTVIEYTNEPKEDTKPSNTKEIKEHYNKKNFAKEIRNPKKGFINWIKKLYGVNDEEEDDLEFVYSSYANSNKEASRTSNIIFVLVTVIFSSLILWAAFAEIDELARGNGKVIPTDKIQTVQSLDGGIISEIFIKEGQTVKHGDALMKIDTTRFKATLEESKQEYLSLLAVMSRLKIESRIDVNKPLPKIKYNEKVLKDSSRYDINETLLLENRFRELKSSVRVLENQASQKRQELKEIRSNIHRLNESLGYITEQRKTIKKLVSRGVKSKYDLLNIEKEYTQTKGDLDTARLSISRSNYAITEARSRISEKINTFKAEASNELQKTAGLINKFEAKLVGDQDKVAKTVITSPVDGIIKQLNVNTIGGVVQSGMELVEIVPLSDALVVEAKIDPRDIAFINPSQKAIIKITAYDFSIYGGLDGKIIEISADSIVDKESKEGKSYYRILVKTDKNYLERNGIKLPIIPGMVASVDIITGKKSILDFLLKPILKVKENSLHER, encoded by the coding sequence ATGAGTGATATAAATAAAAAATCTGATGATGATCATTTAACAGTAATTGAATACACTAATGAACCTAAAGAAGATACAAAGCCTAGTAATACTAAAGAAATTAAAGAACACTATAATAAAAAAAATTTTGCAAAAGAAATTAGAAATCCTAAAAAAGGTTTTATTAACTGGATAAAAAAACTTTATGGTGTTAATGATGAAGAGGAAGATGACTTAGAATTTGTTTATTCTAGTTATGCAAATTCTAATAAAGAAGCATCAAGAACATCAAATATCATTTTTGTATTGGTTACAGTAATCTTTTCTTCACTCATTTTGTGGGCAGCTTTTGCTGAAATTGATGAGTTAGCAAGAGGAAATGGGAAAGTTATTCCTACTGATAAAATACAAACTGTTCAATCTTTGGATGGTGGTATAATTTCTGAAATTTTTATTAAAGAGGGGCAAACTGTTAAACACGGTGATGCATTAATGAAAATAGATACAACTAGATTTAAAGCTACATTAGAAGAGAGCAAGCAAGAGTATTTATCTTTATTAGCAGTAATGTCAAGACTTAAAATTGAATCAAGAATTGATGTTAATAAACCATTACCAAAAATAAAATATAATGAAAAAGTTTTAAAAGATAGTTCAAGATATGATATTAATGAGACTTTATTATTAGAAAATAGATTTAGAGAACTTAAATCATCTGTTCGTGTATTAGAAAATCAAGCTAGCCAAAAGAGACAAGAATTAAAAGAAATAAGAAGTAATATTCATAGATTAAATGAGAGTTTAGGTTATATTACTGAGCAAAGAAAAACTATTAAAAAACTTGTTTCAAGGGGAGTTAAATCTAAATATGATTTATTAAATATTGAAAAAGAATATACTCAAACTAAAGGTGACTTAGATACTGCTAGATTATCAATTTCTAGATCTAATTATGCAATTACTGAAGCTAGAAGTAGAATTAGTGAAAAAATAAATACTTTTAAAGCTGAGGCATCCAATGAGTTACAAAAAACTGCAGGATTAATTAATAAATTTGAAGCAAAACTTGTTGGTGATCAAGATAAAGTTGCAAAAACCGTTATAACTTCCCCTGTTGATGGTATTATCAAACAATTAAATGTAAATACAATTGGTGGAGTAGTTCAATCTGGTATGGAATTAGTTGAAATTGTACCATTAAGTGATGCTTTAGTAGTTGAAGCAAAAATAGATCCAAGAGATATTGCTTTTATAAATCCCAGTCAAAAAGCTATTATAAAAATTACAGCTTATGATTTTTCTATTTATGGTGGACTTGATGGAAAGATAATTGAAATTTCAGCAGATAGTATTGTTGATAAAGAATCTAAAGAGGGTAAAAGTTACTATAGAATTTTAGTTAAAACAGATAAAAATTATCTTGAAAGAAATGGTATTAAACTTCCAATTATTCCTGGAATGGTTGCAAGTGTAGATATTATTACTGGAAAGAAATCTATTCTTGATTTTTTACTAAAACCAATTTTAAAAGTAAAAGAAAACTCTTTACATGAAAGATAA
- a CDS encoding type I secretion system permease/ATPase: MKTNDSNVRENETLTNLKDRRKVDDLLGCLLFLSKFHKRETSAESLTFGLPIHNTSMNISMFHEAAAKIGLIGRTVKRKSLKNITKLALPSVLILDKNRACVLLDYDLAEGTANVILPGLSSGETMISIPKLELEYTGEIIIIKPEYNFNNRIEKEVLVDSPKEWFWGTLFRNKGIYKQVIIVSLFINIFVLATPLFTMNVYDRVLPNNAIETLWALFIGISIVMFFDLLLKILRAHFLGIASKRADTIMSNKIFNHILNIKMDAKPASTGQFVSRLQSFESVREFFTSATLAAVVDLPFIIIFILVIFYIAGPLAYITLATVVISIIFSWYLQRPLKTIIEKTVKEDQIKHTTLIETVAGLEIIKSVKAQNRMKTHWDKSINKTVHYAEKGHFLSQSITYFTAFISQFSNIAIVAGGVYLAKDGEITMGAIIAAMILNGRVIAPVSQLVGMIIKFDRTMLSLDNLDEVMNMPVEKENKSYISRPNLKGDIELKNLQFSYKDQNHQTLKDINLKIKKGEKVAILGKIGSGKSTLLKMIINLYSPTSGSVLIDGLDTRQIDPTDLRHAIGSVPQEPFLFMGSIKDNLTIGEQFVSDEELLRVSKVAGLDDFLGKHEAGYDLLVGERGEGLSGGERQSVTLARALISDPNIIMLDEPTNSMDRQTEKQFIDRMMNIIENKTLIVVTHKTSLLKLVDRVIILENGQVIVDGPKNEVFKTKAG; this comes from the coding sequence ATGAAAACTAATGATTCAAATGTAAGAGAAAATGAAACATTAACAAATTTAAAAGATAGAAGAAAAGTGGATGACCTTTTAGGTTGTCTACTTTTTTTATCTAAATTTCATAAAAGAGAAACATCAGCTGAGTCATTAACTTTTGGTCTACCTATCCATAATACCTCAATGAATATTTCAATGTTCCATGAAGCTGCCGCTAAAATTGGATTAATTGGAAGAACTGTAAAAAGAAAAAGTTTAAAAAATATCACGAAACTTGCATTACCTTCAGTTTTAATTTTAGATAAGAATAGAGCTTGCGTATTACTTGATTATGATTTAGCTGAAGGAACAGCTAATGTTATTTTACCTGGTTTAAGTTCAGGTGAGACAATGATTAGTATTCCTAAGTTAGAATTAGAGTATACAGGTGAAATAATTATTATTAAACCTGAATATAATTTTAATAATAGAATTGAAAAAGAAGTTTTAGTTGATAGTCCAAAAGAGTGGTTTTGGGGAACATTATTTAGAAATAAGGGTATTTATAAGCAGGTTATTATAGTCTCTTTATTTATAAATATATTTGTTTTAGCAACGCCACTTTTTACTATGAACGTATATGATAGAGTTTTACCTAATAATGCAATTGAAACTTTATGGGCATTATTTATTGGAATCTCAATTGTTATGTTTTTTGATTTATTATTAAAAATTTTACGAGCACATTTTTTAGGTATTGCTAGTAAAAGAGCTGATACTATTATGTCAAATAAAATATTTAATCATATATTAAATATTAAGATGGATGCAAAACCTGCTTCAACTGGGCAATTTGTAAGTAGATTACAATCATTTGAAAGTGTAAGAGAATTTTTTACATCTGCTACCCTTGCAGCTGTTGTAGATTTACCTTTCATTATAATTTTTATTCTAGTAATTTTTTATATTGCAGGACCTCTTGCCTATATTACTTTGGCAACTGTCGTGATTTCAATAATATTTTCTTGGTATTTACAGCGACCATTAAAGACAATTATTGAAAAGACTGTAAAAGAAGACCAAATTAAACATACTACATTAATTGAAACTGTTGCAGGTTTAGAAATCATAAAAAGTGTAAAAGCACAAAATAGAATGAAGACTCATTGGGATAAATCTATTAATAAAACAGTACATTATGCAGAAAAAGGTCATTTTTTATCTCAAAGTATTACATATTTTACTGCATTTATTTCTCAATTTTCAAATATCGCAATTGTTGCAGGTGGTGTTTATTTAGCAAAAGATGGTGAAATTACAATGGGTGCAATAATTGCGGCTATGATTTTAAACGGTAGAGTTATTGCTCCTGTTTCTCAATTAGTTGGTATGATTATTAAATTTGATAGAACTATGTTATCTTTGGATAATTTAGATGAAGTTATGAATATGCCTGTTGAGAAAGAGAATAAATCATATATAAGTAGACCTAATTTAAAAGGTGATATTGAATTGAAAAATCTCCAATTCTCATATAAAGATCAAAATCACCAAACATTAAAAGATATTAATTTAAAAATTAAAAAAGGTGAAAAAGTAGCAATTCTGGGGAAAATTGGTTCTGGTAAATCTACATTATTAAAAATGATTATAAATTTATATTCTCCAACATCTGGTTCTGTTTTGATTGATGGATTAGATACACGACAAATTGACCCTACAGATTTACGTCATGCAATTGGAAGTGTTCCACAAGAACCATTTTTATTTATGGGTTCAATTAAAGATAACCTTACAATAGGTGAACAGTTTGTATCTGATGAAGAGTTATTAAGAGTTTCAAAAGTTGCTGGATTAGACGACTTTTTAGGTAAGCATGAAGCAGGATATGATCTTCTTGTTGGAGAAAGAGGTGAGGGGTTATCAGGAGGAGAAAGACAATCTGTAACTCTAGCTCGTGCTTTAATCTCTGATCCTAATATTATTATGTTAGATGAGCCTACAAATTCAATGGATAGACAAACAGAAAAACAATTTATTGATAGGATGATGAATATAATTGAAAATAAAACACTTATTGTTGTTACTCATAAAACATCTCTTTTAAAACTAGTAGATCGTGTTATTATTCTTGAAAATGGGCAAGTTATTGTTGATGGTCCTAAAAATGAAGTATTTAAAACGAAGGCAGGTTAG